Genomic window (Pradoshia sp. D12):
CTGGCTGAAGTCTACAAAAGCTTATTCTTTAAAAAAGGATACACTCACAGTAATTGCGCCAAACGAGTTTGCCCGAGATTGGCTAGAGGAACGTTACTCAGATGTAATAGGTGAGGTTTTATACGAAACTACAGGCGAACAATTGGAAGTTAAATTCATTATTCCTCACAACCAAAGGGAAGAAGAATATGATTTACCAGCACCGGCCAAAAGGGTTAGAAAATCAGATGACGATCAGCATGAGATACCTCAAACCTTATTAATACCAAAGTATACTTTTGATACTTTCGTTATTGGTTCCGGCAACCGTTTTGCCCATGCAGCATCCTTGGCTGTAGCGGAAGCTCCGGCTAAAGCCTATAATCCTCTATTTATTTATGGGGGAGTTGGACTTGGTAAAACACATTTAATGCATGCTATCGGCCATTATGTATTGGAGCACAACCCATCAGCTAAAGTGGTTTATTTGTCATCCGAGAAATTTACAAATGAATTTATTAATTCAATCCGAGATAACCGTGCTGAAGATTTCCGTAATAAATACCGGAATGTCGATGTACTGCTAATTGATGATATTCAATTTTTAGCTGGAAAAGAATCGACTCAGGAGGAATTTTTCCATACGTTTAATGCACTCCACGAGGAAAGTAAGCAAATCGTTATCTCAAGTGATCGTCCTCCGAAAGAGATTCCGACTCTTGAAGATCGGTTGCGGTCTCGTTTTGAATGGGGTCTGATTACTGATATTACACCACCAGATCTCGAAACAAGGATTGCGATCCTGCGGAAGAAAGCAAAAGCTGAACGACTGGATATTTCGAATGAAGTTATGATTTATATAGCCAACCAAATCGATTCCAACATTCGTGAGCTCGAAGGAGCCCTAATAAGAGTGGTAGCCTATTCTTCCTTAATAAATAAGGATATTAACGCAGACTTAGCTGCCGAAGCTCTAAAGGATATCATTCCGAATTCGAAACCAAAAATTATCGCTATATCGGATATTCAGAGGACAGTTGGAGAATACTTTAATGTAAAATTAGATGATTTTAAAGCTAAAAAACGGACAAAATCAGTTGCCTTCCCTAGGCAGATTGCTATGTATTTGTCCAGAGAGCTTACGGACTCTTCATTGCCCAAAATAGGTGAAGAATTTGGAGGACGTGACCATACAACTGTTATACATGCACATGAAAAAATATCTAAGCTTTTACAAATCGATTCTCAGCTACAGGATCATATTAAGGAAATTACTTTAAAACTTAACAATCACTGATCAACGAAGCAGTTACTAACTGTTGATAATCAATTAAGTTGCTATCAAGATTACTCACAGTCTGTCCACATGTGGATAGACTGTTTTTCGGTCAAATAGTTGAGTTATCCACATTTCCACAGGCCCTACTATTACTTCTTCTTTTATTTTTATAAATAAATTAATAAATATGTATCTAAAATCAATCATCATACTGGGAGGATTACTTATGAAAATTACGATTCAGCGCGACCGTCTGGTCCAAAGTGTTACTGATGTTCTTAAAGCGGTATCAACCCGTACAACGATACCAATTCTTACTGGAATAAAAATTAAAGCAAATGAAGAAGGGGTCACTTTAACAGGAAGTGATTCTGATATCTCTATTGAATCATTCATTCCAGCAGAAGAAGAAGGCAATGAACTAGTTGAAATTAAAGAGTCTGGGTCAATCGTTTTACCGGCTCGTTTCTTTGCTGAAATCGTAAAAAAACTTCCAGAGAGCACAGTTGATTTGGAAGTATATGCACACCTGCAAACAATTATTCGTTCAGGAAAGGCTGAATATAAACTAAACGGACTAAATGCTGAAGATTATCCACAGCTTCCTCAAATGGAAGAACAGCATATGTATTCTATGCCAATCGATTTATTAAAAAATATTATCCGTCAAACTATTTTCGCAGTGTCCACCTCAGAAACACGCCCTGTGTTGACAGGTGTAAACTGGCGCATAGAAGATGGGCAATTAATCTGTATTGCAACAGATAGCCATCGTTTGGCTATGAGAAAAACGGTGATTAATGGGAATGGTGATAGCTACAGTGTAGTCGTCCCTGGAAAGAGCTTAAGTGAATTAAGTAAAATCCTCGATGACACGGATGAAGAAATAAAAATTATATTTACAGAAAATCAGGTACTGTTTAAATCAAAAAATTTATTATTCTTCTCCAGATTATTAGAGGGTAATTATCCAGACACTTCTCGATTAATACCGAATGAAAGCAAAACAGATGTTAGAATAAATACAAAGGAACTTCTTCATGCCATTGATCGTGCTTCTTTATTAGCGAGAGAAAGCAGAAATAATGTTGTTAAGCTTTCTACAATGGGAAATTCCTATATTGAAATTTCCTCTCATACACCAGAGGTTGGTACAGTAACTGAGGAAATTGTTACTCAAACGATTGAGGGAGAGGAATTAAAAATATCCTTTAGTGCGAAATATATGATGGATGCCCTAAAAGCCTTGAATGTAACAGAAGTGACTATTAATTTTACTGGAGCGATGAGACCATTTGTTCTTAAAGGTGTAGATGACGATAGTATGCTGCAGTTAATACTGCCTGTTAGAACATATTGATTTAAAAATTTTTGAGAACCTGTTTTTGGATATGCATCGAAACAGGTTCTTTTTGTGCAAAACCAAATTTTTTAGTAAAATAAACTTTTAGAGACTTTTACAGGTGGGATTATTATGATGGAATCAATACGTATTCAAACCGAGTATATTACCCTCGGGCAATTTTTAAAATTAGCGAGTATTATCGACTCTGGCGGGAACGCAAAATGGTTTCTTTCAGAATATGAGGTATACGTGAATGGTGAACTGGATGTTCGCAGAGGCAGAAAGCTCCGGGTTGGAGACCGTATTGAAATCCCGGATGTCGGTTCCTATATTA
Coding sequences:
- the dnaA gene encoding chromosomal replication initiator protein DnaA; this encodes MKNIDELWKHSLSILEKKISKPSFETWLKSTKAYSLKKDTLTVIAPNEFARDWLEERYSDVIGEVLYETTGEQLEVKFIIPHNQREEEYDLPAPAKRVRKSDDDQHEIPQTLLIPKYTFDTFVIGSGNRFAHAASLAVAEAPAKAYNPLFIYGGVGLGKTHLMHAIGHYVLEHNPSAKVVYLSSEKFTNEFINSIRDNRAEDFRNKYRNVDVLLIDDIQFLAGKESTQEEFFHTFNALHEESKQIVISSDRPPKEIPTLEDRLRSRFEWGLITDITPPDLETRIAILRKKAKAERLDISNEVMIYIANQIDSNIRELEGALIRVVAYSSLINKDINADLAAEALKDIIPNSKPKIIAISDIQRTVGEYFNVKLDDFKAKKRTKSVAFPRQIAMYLSRELTDSSLPKIGEEFGGRDHTTVIHAHEKISKLLQIDSQLQDHIKEITLKLNNH
- the dnaN gene encoding DNA polymerase III subunit beta codes for the protein MKITIQRDRLVQSVTDVLKAVSTRTTIPILTGIKIKANEEGVTLTGSDSDISIESFIPAEEEGNELVEIKESGSIVLPARFFAEIVKKLPESTVDLEVYAHLQTIIRSGKAEYKLNGLNAEDYPQLPQMEEQHMYSMPIDLLKNIIRQTIFAVSTSETRPVLTGVNWRIEDGQLICIATDSHRLAMRKTVINGNGDSYSVVVPGKSLSELSKILDDTDEEIKIIFTENQVLFKSKNLLFFSRLLEGNYPDTSRLIPNESKTDVRINTKELLHAIDRASLLARESRNNVVKLSTMGNSYIEISSHTPEVGTVTEEIVTQTIEGEELKISFSAKYMMDALKALNVTEVTINFTGAMRPFVLKGVDDDSMLQLILPVRTY
- the yaaA gene encoding S4 domain-containing protein YaaA, whose translation is MMESIRIQTEYITLGQFLKLASIIDSGGNAKWFLSEYEVYVNGELDVRRGRKLRVGDRIEIPDVGSYIITD